The Rhizobium rhododendri nucleotide sequence GTTCGATACGCCGGTGCCGAACTGGCGCAGCGTGATCGGGTTCTGAGCCCATATGGTCGGGAAGCCGGTGACGAGGCCGGAGCCGACGACGGCGCCGAGCCCGGCAGCGCAGGTCTTCAGGAGATTACGGCGGGAAATACCCTTGGCCGGCTTGGTAGACTTTGTGTCCTTGGTCATGCTCAGTTCCCCTTCAGGTGGTTGATGGATCAGCCGCGGCCGAGGAGGACTGCGTCCTCCAGGGCCCAGCTCAGTGACAGTGCATCGCCGACCGAAACCGGCTTGGCGAAATAATCGGTGTCGCGAATGATCGCCGTGAAGTCCTCGCTACCGGCGCCGATGACGGTGATTTTCACGGTGGCGCCGCGATATTCGACGTTGGAAACGATGCCGTTGAAGCCGAGGCCCTTCTGCGATGGCTCGGCGAGGCGAACCCGGTCTGTGCGGATACCGATATCCACGGGCGCGCCGACTTCCGTCTGGCCGCGAACGGAAAATGTCTGGCCCTCAGGCGCTTCCAGCGTCACGACCCCGTCCTGGCTGTGGGTCGCGCGACCGGAGAGAACATTGTGATCGCCCATGAAACGGGCGACGAAGGCGGTGGCAGGCCGCTCGAAGACCTCGCGCGCAGAGGCTGCCTGCTCGATGCGGCCGTTGTTCATCACCACGATCAGGTCCGACAACGCCATCGCCTCTTCCTGGCTATGGGTGACGTGAACGAAGGTGATGCTCAGCGTCTTCTGCAGCTTTTTCAACTCGGCACGCATGCGAATTTTCAGGAACGGATCGAGCGCCGACAGCGGCTCGTCGAGCAGCAGCGCTTCCGGATCGGTGATCAGAGCGCGAGCCAGCGCCACGCGTTGCTGCTGGCCGCCGGAGAGTTGTGCCGGACGCCGGGTGGCATAGGGCTCCATCTGCATCAGCGTCAGCATTTCGAGCGCCTTGGCCTGGCGCGCCTGCTTGTCGACGCCCTTCATCTTCAGGCTGAAGGCGACGTTGTCGATGAGATCGAGATGCGGAAACAGCGCGTAGCTCTGGAACATCATCGCCGTCCCGCGCTCCGCCGGACGGGCGTGGGTGATCTGGCTTTCGGAAAGAACGACATCGCCGCCGGAGACACTTTCATGGCCGGCCGCCATGCGAAGCGTCGAAGACTTGCCGCAGCCGGACGGGCCCAGCAAGCAGCAATAGGTGCCGGCCGGCACTTTCAGATCGATCGCGTCGACGGCAACCGTGCCACCGTAACGCTTGGTCAGCCTGATAAGTTCTAGATCGCCCTTAGCCATCGGCCCCTCTTCCGCTTCTTCACAGGAAGAGGGACTGCAAGGCCCATGCCAAATCCTAAATATTGATTAACATACTGAAATCGTTGACTTCGAAGATAGGTAGCCAACCATAGCATAAAAAATATGCCCATTTATTAGATGCGGCAAATTCAGCAGATGCACACAACGTGAGCAAATATTGTATACAAAACTCACGTGGTATTGGACGCAATTATCGGTTATGCTCCGGCCAAGATCAATACTCGGATTCCGGCACGCGCCATGCTTGAAAAATCCATCAGGGCCAGAGCGGCGGGGCAACCGCCCGTGCAACAGTCGCCGGTTTATCTCGGCATTCGCAGCGCCATTCTCGGCCATAGCGTGGCGCCCGGAATGAAGCTGCCGG carries:
- a CDS encoding ABC transporter ATP-binding protein, producing the protein MAKGDLELIRLTKRYGGTVAVDAIDLKVPAGTYCCLLGPSGCGKSSTLRMAAGHESVSGGDVVLSESQITHARPAERGTAMMFQSYALFPHLDLIDNVAFSLKMKGVDKQARQAKALEMLTLMQMEPYATRRPAQLSGGQQQRVALARALITDPEALLLDEPLSALDPFLKIRMRAELKKLQKTLSITFVHVTHSQEEAMALSDLIVVMNNGRIEQAASAREVFERPATAFVARFMGDHNVLSGRATHSQDGVVTLEAPEGQTFSVRGQTEVGAPVDIGIRTDRVRLAEPSQKGLGFNGIVSNVEYRGATVKITVIGAGSEDFTAIIRDTDYFAKPVSVGDALSLSWALEDAVLLGRG